The genomic window TCCTGGACGCGATCGCCCGACAACACGCGAATTAAATCAGCAAGCAGGCTCTCAATCCTCGGCGCATTTCGCAGTGTCCGCCATATTATCATCTTAACCGGGGTTGCTGCCGCCCCAATTTCTTCAGTAAGGCGAACCGACAACGAGGTCTTACCAATGCCACCAATTCCTAGCAGAGATATCGAACGACACTGATCCTGTAAAATCCAGCGTTGTAGCAGTTCCAGTTCATCAGTGCGTCCATAGAAGCTAGAGACATCGATCGCTTCTCCCCAGTCGATTAGAGTCTGGTGTGGTGTAGGAGCGGGAGAAGAGGATGTAGGCGATGGCAGCGGTGGCTCTGCTAGAGAGATGGGGTGCGACCCTTGCGGTATCTGCGAAGCAGCGCGCCGATATCGTTCTACGACAGTGTGAATATTACTTTTACTCACTTTTTGCCCCAAGGCTTCAGAGAGTAATTGCCACATTTTTGCCCCTAGATCTTTGATATAGCCTTCGTCATACCCCATGCTTTCCGACATCGCAGCATAGGTTTCGCCATTCCAACAATGACGAAAAATCTGTTCCTGAAGATCGTTAAAATATTGTTGCTGTAATAAAGTCTCCAGTAGTGTTAGTGCTTCTTCTAGGGGCATGGTTCTAGGTTGATTAGGAGATCAATCTAGTATATCTGCATAGCTACTCAAGATTGAAGATTTTGGAAAAGTTGCACAGACCTGGCTGACTACTCAATGGTGCATATCTAGATACCTCAAAGCTCCTTCCTAGGAAGGAGCTTTGAATCAGACTTTATGGGCAGACATAAGATGCAGCGGCTCTGGCTCAGAAATAATGCCAAGCTGTTGCATGATAGTCATATCATCTCGAACGACAAAATGTTCTGAGATTTGATGATCTTGCACTCGTAAAATATGAATCTGCGGCTGACAAATTGATTTGCCAGTTGGCGATATTTCTAGAAACCCTGGAAAAATTCCTTGATGGGTGCCTGTGAGAGTACAACACATTACCACTTTATCGCCTTCTGCAATCAGATCTTGAATTTGGTGATGATGGTCAGGAAATGCGATCGTTAGCGTCTTGATGAACTGTTTCATTGATTCCCGATCTCTAGCCGCGACAGGTGTCGGATCATGGTTAATGAACTCAGTTTTTACGAGTTCGTCAATCAATTCAACATTACGTCGATTGAACACTTCTTCGTAAAAACGACGCACGATCGCCTTATTGGCTTCCATAGGCATCAGAGTCTCCTTTTGATAATTTTTGTCTGAATTGAGTTGATTACGGCTTATTAAGCTAGAGCAAAATCTGCCGCTGTAAAGTTTGCCTGTTGCGCTGCCGCATTAAGGTTCGTCAGGTTCGCCTGAACGCTGAAGGCACCCCCATCGCTTAAGTCTTGCGAAAAAACGGCTCGACTAATACCTAAAGTGCTGTTGAAGTAGACAAATATACCCTTGTCCGCCTTGATATTATTATTGGCGGCGATCGCTTGCGCAGCCGCACCCGCAGCCGCAAACTGACCTTCCAGAATTAACAAGTTACCATCCTGTAAGTTGCCAACCTGCCCTTTTTGGAAATTAAACTGGTTAATTCCAAACTGCTGTTTGCTAAACACGAGTTGATCAGTGCTGAACTCAAAGTCAGTAACCACATCCGGTTGATTGAGGTTTTGCCCTGGATTACCGCCTGAGAATGGATCAACTAAGAATTGGAATTTATCTTGACCTGCTCCACCGGTTAAGGTATCGCCTAATGTACTTGTGGGTGACACCACAATTTTGCCTGTGCCGCCCGTCAGAATATCATTACCTTCGCCACCATTAACCACAACTCGGGTATTGCTGGCTCTAGCATCTAGAACGTCGTTGCCTGCACCTCCATCAAACTGAATAACCTCTACTCCTGTCCCCATTAAATCATTCACTACAAATGTATCGTTGCCACCCTCACCGCTGACATCAAACACTTCAGCCGTATCTACAACAAGGTTAAATTGACCAATAGCTTGTCCATCTAATCCAACTCGCTCAAAAAAAGTTTTCCCAGTAGAGTTCTTACCCAAAACAAAGTTATCTCCTCGAGCAGGCGAACCATTTATCTCAATTGTATCCCGACCTTCATTCCCACTCATGACATCATTGCCTTCACCCTCATTCCAAACGAGTGTGTCGTCTCCTAAGCCTCCAATCATGCGATCGTTGCCTGTTCCTCCAATCACAAAGTCGTTTCCATCTCCACCATCAAGATAATCATTTCCAGATCCACCACTAACGTTATCATCGCCTGCTTCACCGTAAATTTTATCTCTACCCGAACCTCCATTTAAAGTGTCGTCGCCAGCACCCCCATAAATTTTGTCATTGCCAGCACCCCCAGAGATATCATCATCCCCTATGCCGCCCGAAAGTTTATCGGCACCAGCACCGCCTACAATCGTATCGCCGCCGCTGCCACCATCAATGATGTCATTACCTTTGCCGCCATCTGCTTCATCATTGCCCGCACCACAATCAATTTTATCGTTACCCGCACCTGCAATGCAGACATCATCACCAGCACCTGCTGAAAAGGTGTCGTTGCCCGGCGTACCATTCCAGATATCCGCAGCTTTTGTGCCTTTGTTTTTTACAGTAGCCATTTGATTTTCTCCGTAAGTTCTAAAGATTTAGATTGCTCTTGCAATAAGCACTAACTTACACGGCTTTCTGTTTTTTCCTAGTCAGAAAAAGTCGTGAAAAGTCGGAGATTCGTGGCAGACTTTTCACGACTTTTTCTGACTGTACGATCGCTGAGAACTTTTAATTTTTAATGGCAGCGTTGGTCAATAACAGTATAAAACTCCGACTCCTCTGCCATCTTACAAAAGGGGTTCTAAGCAGATTCATCCTTTCATTCAGCAATGCCAGAACTATTATCATCAGCAATCTGCTATATTGCAGTCAAACTAAAATGTGTGAGTAATCGAACCCAACTCTGTAGATCGTTAACGATTTTTTTGCGCCCCTAGCCTACAGGACATCAGTGCGATGCATTGATTCAATTAACTCTTCAACCGCTTCATCATCCGAGCATTGCTGCACTTGAGATTTGAACCACTCCATTTCTTTCGCTTCTGTGTCTTGTACCTCGTACACTAGCAATGTTCCTGCTACCCGCGCTAAGGTAAGTGGTTCATACAAAATGTGATTAAGTAGATCATGAGCATCTTGATATAATCGTTCTGCTACGCTCTGATCCAGCGATTTTCCCATTTGTAAGGCAATATCTTGCAAGCTTTGCTGAATCGATTGCTGAAGATCTTCTGGAAGAGATGGGTTCACGGGGTTAGGGGATACAGAATACAGATGTTTAAGAAGTCATTCTAGCTTTTGCTATCTTACTGACGCTAGTTGCGCAGCACCATATTTTACCTCGTTTATAGCTCCGTTGAGCGCATAACTGTCAAACTTAAATCCGTCGCGCTGCAACATCAATAACAAAGATACGAGAACTGCCTGATGAACCTTGAAGTCGAACTCGAAGCTTATTGAAGATTAGGGTTCCTTGCAGAGTTGTACCAGCATTCATATCAGAAGAAAAGAGCGATCGTACACCTGGAAAGATATAACTATCTGCAAAGAAATAATTAGGCGCAGACGGAACAGATATATTATTGGGATTTGTCAACGTGCCAGTAATCCAATCGCCGCTAGATTGAAGATGCCAAGATTGTCCTAGAACGGTTTGAAAATTCGAAGAGGCTGAGTAGACCGCGATCGCGCCTAGCACTGCATTGCCTAGATCACTGCGGAGTTCTTGATTACATCTAGATAAACAATAGCGAATAGCACGTTAAATTATTGCTTCTCGTAAATATTCTTTTGGGTATGTCTATTCTTCTCCGTCTTTTTCTGACTTTTTCCTACTGTCAGAACTGCATGAGTCAAATACATTGTGATCAGGTGAGGTCATCAGCAAGATATCCAGCGATCGAACTGCAATACCAGATCAGTCACAAAGATATCCCAAGGCTGTACACATTAACCCTCTTATCCTATCACTTAATTGGAGAAAAATCATGACACATTCTAATCAACTCAATGCGATCGATGAACAACTTTTTACAGAAGTATTGCCTGAACAAGCGGCGATCGTTGAAGGCGGTCTGCGCGTTCAGCTTCTGCAACTGCGCTGCTTAGAAGCAGGTGGTGGTTCTGACCGAGTATTTGCCACGTTCAATGGTACCGATACCAGCTTTGGTGCAACGAAGACTATGCGTAAAGGTAGTGTTGCTAACTTTAGTCAAGCTGGCGGTTCAGGTGCTAAGGTTACAGTTCGTCTGCGCGACAAGAGCAATAACAATGCTTCTCTAGGTAGCTTCGTTGTCTCTGGTATCAACGGCAATTCGCAGAAGCGCACTATCTCAGGGAACGGTTCTCGCTATGAAGTAACATTCACAGCACCGTTCTAGTGCTCTGTTGATTTTCTGTTCTGCTGATTTTTAATTGTGGGGTACCACGCAGTTAAATTCTTTAGCGTTGCTGAATGGAAGTACGAAAATCTAGTTCCCCTTCCCTACAAGGGAGGGAGTTAGGGGTTAGGTCAAATTGGCTACGCAGCTAAACAGACCTCTCCCCAACCCCTCTCCTAAAGGAAAGGGGCTTTAATTTAGGTTCATACTTTCATTCAGCAGCGCTCATACTTCCAATTCAGTCATGTCAATTTTTTGACAGATTAATAACTATTCTGTTGTGATCGATCCGTGATCGATCACAACAAACTTTCCTATCTGAAGGTAAAGAGAAAGACGACTGGCGTTCAAAAGTCATCTTTACTAGCCCCTGATTAATCCTTTTATTTACCCTTATGCGTTATCCAACTATCTTGCAACATAGCGAAGAAGACTGCGGTGCTGCCTGCATTGCAACCGTTGCCAAGTACTACGGACGAACCTTTGCCATCGCTCGGATTCGCGAAGCAGTAGGAACCGTGTCGCACGGTACAACGCTGCTAGGTTTGAGTCGGGGTGCAGAACTTCTAGGGTTTAACGTTCGCCATGTCAAAGCAACACCGCAAATGATCGATCGACTCCATGAAATTCCCTTGCCTGCTGTGATTCACTGGAAGGGATGTCACTGGGTTGTGCTATACGGAAAACGCGGCAACAAATATATTGTGTCCGATCCTAGCATTGGCATCCGGCATCTGACTCGGCAGGAGCTACTCATTGGATGGAATAATGGAATTATGCTGCTGCTACTGCCAGACGAAAGCCGCTTTGAGCAACAGCCAGAAGATCAGGTGGGTGGCTTTGGTCGATTTTTGCAGCGAGTGTTGCCCTATCGCTGGATTTTAGTTCAAGCGATCGTTCTGAATGTGGCGATCGGGCTGCTGTCGCTGGCTTCACCGTTAATGATGCAGCTTCTGACCGATGATGTGTTAGTGCGAGGAGATACGCAATTATTAGGCGTAGTGGCGATCGGTGTGATTGTGATGACATTAGTGAGGAGTGCGATCGGGTTAATTCAGTCGCATCTAATTGGTTATTTTAGTCAACGCTTGCAGTTTGGCTTGATTTTAGAATATGGACGTAAGCTCCTCCACTTGCCCCTGACTTATTTTGAAGGACGACGCAGCGGTGAAGTGGTTAGCCGAATTTCTGATGTCGATGAAATTCATGCCTTAGTCTCACAAATTGCCTTAGGGTTACCCAGCCAATTCTTTATCGCAGTCGTTTCTCTAGGATTCATGCTGTTCTACAGCGGAATTTTAACGTTAGCTTCACTGGTCGTCTTTGTGTTCGTAACATTGGTTAATTTGCTATTTCTGCCAATGCTGCGCCAGAAAACCCGTAGTCTGATTATGCTAGGAACCGAGAACCAGGGTTTTTTGGTAGAAACTTTTCGAGGGATGCAGATCCTCAAAACGAGCCACGCGACACCGCAGGCTTGGCAGGAATATCAAACCAATTTTGGTCGTCTCGCCAACCTTGGCTGGGGCATGATGAAACTGGAGCTATATAGCGGCACGATTACCGACATTCTCTCAACATTTGCGAGTATATTGCTGCTGTGGTTTGGTAGTTACTTGGTTATTAATCATACCTTGAGTATTGGTCAGCTTCTGGCTTATAACGGCTTGAGCGGCAACTTCTTCGGATTTTTAGCCTCGGCAGTTGGCTTAGCCAATGAATTCATCACGGCTCAGATCGTGATCCAGCGTCTTAATGAAGTCATTGATGCCACACCCGAAGATGAGCAGGATGCTAAAAAGCCTTGGGCAGAAATCCCAGTAGATGCAAATATTCTTTGTTCTGATCTAAGCTTTCATCATTCTGGACGAGTCGAGCTACTGAATCAGTTCTCGCTCAAAATTCCGGGTGGACAAACAACGGCGTTAATCGGCAAGTCTGGCTGTGGTAAAAGCACGTTAGTTAAACTGTTGTCAGGATTATATTCCCTTGATTCAGGAAACATTCGCTATGGCATTTACAATCAGCAAGATTTATCGTTAGATTGTCTGCGGCAACAGGTGGTATTGGTACCTCAAGAACCGCATTTCTGGAGCCGATCGATCATTGATAATTTCCGCTTTAGCGATCCACACGTTACGTTTGAGCAAATTGTTAAAGCCTGTGAAATTGTGGGAGCAGACGAGTTTATCAGCCAGTTACCTGATAAATATCAAACTGTACTCGGAGAATTTGGTGCAAACCTTTCTGGCGGGCAGCGGCAACGATTGGCGATCGCCAGAGCCATTCTCCCTAATCCACCTGTGCTAATCATGGATGAATCCACTGGCGCACTCGATCCAGCTAGCGAAACAGAAGTGTTAGACCGAATTTTGTCGCATCGCCAAGGTAAAACAACGATTCTAATTAGCCATCGTCCTAACGTAATTCAACGAGCCGATTGGATTGTCATGCTCGATCGCGGACAGATAAGCATTCAAGGAACTCCAACAGAATTATCTCAACAACCTGGCGTTCACCTCAAGTTTTTCAACCCTGTTACAGCGTCAGTGAATGGCTTTGCCCTCAAGACTGCTCATTCTTAACTTTAATGGAGATTTCATGCTTAATAACTCTGAATCAGGGGATTTACCTTTGTTACAAACCCAAGATTTTTTGCCACCGCTGGCTGCTTGGGTAAAGTTTGGTGGACTATTTATTCTAGGCACGATCGGAGTTGCAGTGGCGATCGCTTCTGTTGCACAATACCGAGTTACCGTCAAAGCACCCGCTATCATTCGTCCGACGGGTGAACTAAGTCTTGTGCAAGCCGCAACCGCAGGAACTGTAGTGCAAGTGCAAGTTCGCGAAAACCAGACCGTGCAGCAAGGTGAAGTCATTGCCAGAATTGACAACTCGCAGCTGCAAACGAAAAAAGCGCAGCTTCAAAATAGTATTGGGCAGGCAAGACTCCAACTTTTGCAGATACAGGCGCAAGTCCGTGCGATAGACAGCCAAATGACCGCAGAAACCGATCGCCGTGAGCACGCTATCGCCTCTTCTCAAGCTGAACATAGCCAACGGCTACGAGAGTATCAAGACCAGCAGATCATTTCTAGCGCTGAAGTGACACAAGCAAAAGCCTCTCTGCAAGCCACTTCTGCTGCATCCACCGCAGTTCAAGTAAAATTACAGCGCTATCGTCCTCTTGCTGCGGTAGGAGCACTCGATCGCGATCGGTTAGAAGAAGCAGAGCTAGCGGCGCAGCAGCAGGCGCAAGAAGTCGTGGCAGCAGAATCCAAGCTGCGACAGGCTGAGGCAATGCTCAATCCGACTTCAGCCGAGGTGATAGCGGCGACCGAGAAAGTTGCTCAAGAGCACGCCATGGGTGAGGCAACCCTAGCAGCTTTAACCAAAGAACAACAAGCGCTAACTCAGCAAAAAATTCAAATTGAAAATCAGCTAGAGCTAGATCGGCAAGAACTGAACCAAGTCCATCATGATCTCAGCAAAGCCACCATTACTGCCACTACTAATGGCACGATCGCTAAATTAACCTTGCGCAACGCTGGGCAGACAATGCAACCCGGCGAGGAAATCGCCCAAATTGTTCCTAGTAATGCACGATTAGTCATTAAAGCCCTGGTAGCCGCCCAAGACATTAGTAAAATCATTATCGGTCAAACTGCTCAACTTCGTATTTCTGCCTGCCCTTATCCCGACTATGGTACGTTATCGGGCGTTGTTAAATCAGTTTCCCCTGATGCGATCGCGCCGCCCAAAGCTTCAGAGGGCGCTGTGTCTTCACCCTATTATGAAGTTACCCTAGAACCGGAATATTTGATGTTAAGCCAGGGCGATCGCCGTTGCCAGATTCAAGTAGGTATGGAGGGTAAAATCGATATCGTTTCTAGAGAAGATACTGTGTTGCGATCGATATTGAGGAAAGTGCGATTAATTTCAGATTTGTAGAACTTATTTAAATTTTCCTGTTTCACATTAAGTGATCTCTCTATTCATCAACGCTAGATTTTCTAAGGAAATCTAAGGTAAATTATTCTTCTATGGGAAATTCTGAGCATATGAATTATCTGGTCAAAGATCGTATTCATTTCTTTTTTTAGAAATGCGCTCTTACCTTATAAACCCTGGTTCTAGCCTGATACCCGTCCTAATTGGCAAGATAATAGGCAAGTATTGAGCCTGGAAAGGTACTTAAAGCAACTCTGTTTTGCACTTGCTCGCGATCGCCTCTAGGATCTTATTCTCTTCTATAGAAATCAGCCGATTGCTTTGAGCAAGCTGTTGGCATTGAGCAAATAACGGTACGGCAAAATCACAATCTAGCTGCTGCAATAGGGTATCTAAGGGCTGAGGCGATCGCAGATTTGCTTGAATATTTTTGAGAGAGTTGGGTTCAAACTGGATTGTCTTTAGTTCAGGTAAAATGTTTTCCCAAGTTTTGTTAGGATAGCTCGCCAAAATCATGTGCGCCAGAATTTGATCCATTACCATTTCTTGAGCGATCGCAGTGTTTAAATACTGCTCACTTTCCTCCTGAATTTGGTGTAGTGCTTCAGTCGTAGGTTCGGCACCAGCACTATCGAGCTTAGCTTCATAAAAGCGGCTGGCTGCATACCCTACAGCATAAAGTATTGTTGCATTTGTGCTAGCCCCAATCAAGGTTCCGGCAAGGGGCACATTTCTTAAAAAGCCCAGTCCTGCCTTGACTGCATTACTGCCGCCTAACGACAATCCAAAAATGGCTAATACCTCGCCTTTACGCGCTGGATCATCTAAATCTAAGCCATAAGTTGCCGCAATTTCGTAGACGAGTTCTGTTTGGAGAGCAGTCGTGGCAGCTAGGTCGATCGCTAAAAGTGCCACAGCTAGCCCCGGAATCAAACTACTCATGAATCCAATTTTTCCAGCATCAACGGCTTTTTTCACCATTAATCGATGTACGATTTGGCTAGGTGATTCATTAGGATGCTGCTGCCGTAGTGTTTGAACATTCGTTTTAACTTTTTCAACATCAACTCGATTCGTGATGCCAAGCAGCCAATCTAACCTCAACACACTAGCGACTCTTCGCACAAATGGATTGTTTAATCCGGGTATATTTGCTAAATGTCCCAGTACTTGTCCTGTTCCACTTGCCGTTCCACTAATCCACCGAACAGCATACTGAGTAACATTTCTGGCGATCGATCGGGCTGCACTAAAGATATTCATGCTGGTATTTCCTGCCTTTGGGCTTGAGCTAGAGGACTTTGAGAATTGAGCAGAATCTTGAATACTTTTTGAGTACAAAGTTTCGATTGAGGTGAGTCCATCAGGTGAAATATGTTATGCAAATATAGCGAGAGCCATACGGGAAACTCATCGTCCTTTAGATAGTTAATGTAGAAAACTCTCTAAGGTTAGAACAAGAGTATCTTACAAGAGGTATGGTCGAATCTGCTGTGCCAAAGTTTGAACATGAGGTTGTTTTAATAAAGAGAGATGGTTTCCTGGTACGTGATGTAACTGGA from Timaviella obliquedivisa GSE-PSE-MK23-08B includes these protein-coding regions:
- a CDS encoding HlyD family efflux transporter periplasmic adaptor subunit is translated as MLNNSESGDLPLLQTQDFLPPLAAWVKFGGLFILGTIGVAVAIASVAQYRVTVKAPAIIRPTGELSLVQAATAGTVVQVQVRENQTVQQGEVIARIDNSQLQTKKAQLQNSIGQARLQLLQIQAQVRAIDSQMTAETDRREHAIASSQAEHSQRLREYQDQQIISSAEVTQAKASLQATSAASTAVQVKLQRYRPLAAVGALDRDRLEEAELAAQQQAQEVVAAESKLRQAEAMLNPTSAEVIAATEKVAQEHAMGEATLAALTKEQQALTQQKIQIENQLELDRQELNQVHHDLSKATITATTNGTIAKLTLRNAGQTMQPGEEIAQIVPSNARLVIKALVAAQDISKIIIGQTAQLRISACPYPDYGTLSGVVKSVSPDAIAPPKASEGAVSSPYYEVTLEPEYLMLSQGDRRCQIQVGMEGKIDIVSREDTVLRSILRKVRLISDL
- a CDS encoding ester cyclase; this encodes MPMEANKAIVRRFYEEVFNRRNVELIDELVKTEFINHDPTPVAARDRESMKQFIKTLTIAFPDHHHQIQDLIAEGDKVVMCCTLTGTHQGIFPGFLEISPTGKSICQPQIHILRVQDHQISEHFVVRDDMTIMQQLGIISEPEPLHLMSAHKV
- a CDS encoding peptidase domain-containing ABC transporter; this encodes MRYPTILQHSEEDCGAACIATVAKYYGRTFAIARIREAVGTVSHGTTLLGLSRGAELLGFNVRHVKATPQMIDRLHEIPLPAVIHWKGCHWVVLYGKRGNKYIVSDPSIGIRHLTRQELLIGWNNGIMLLLLPDESRFEQQPEDQVGGFGRFLQRVLPYRWILVQAIVLNVAIGLLSLASPLMMQLLTDDVLVRGDTQLLGVVAIGVIVMTLVRSAIGLIQSHLIGYFSQRLQFGLILEYGRKLLHLPLTYFEGRRSGEVVSRISDVDEIHALVSQIALGLPSQFFIAVVSLGFMLFYSGILTLASLVVFVFVTLVNLLFLPMLRQKTRSLIMLGTENQGFLVETFRGMQILKTSHATPQAWQEYQTNFGRLANLGWGMMKLELYSGTITDILSTFASILLLWFGSYLVINHTLSIGQLLAYNGLSGNFFGFLASAVGLANEFITAQIVIQRLNEVIDATPEDEQDAKKPWAEIPVDANILCSDLSFHHSGRVELLNQFSLKIPGGQTTALIGKSGCGKSTLVKLLSGLYSLDSGNIRYGIYNQQDLSLDCLRQQVVLVPQEPHFWSRSIIDNFRFSDPHVTFEQIVKACEIVGADEFISQLPDKYQTVLGEFGANLSGGQRQRLAIARAILPNPPVLIMDESTGALDPASETEVLDRILSHRQGKTTILISHRPNVIQRADWIVMLDRGQISIQGTPTELSQQPGVHLKFFNPVTASVNGFALKTAHS